The following nucleotide sequence is from Coffea eugenioides isolate CCC68of chromosome 10, Ceug_1.0, whole genome shotgun sequence.
ACTTGAGTTATAATAGCCTGGTtgtattcataaaaaaaaaaactaaatttcaacatgtaagTTGAATTCTCCTGATAGCACAATGTGGTGTGACCAAAGCAACACTGACCCAAGCAAGTAATAAGGGCGTTCATGGATATGTGGATGCACTAATTTTGGCATAATTTAGTTGGCACTAGTGCTGCATTTTGAATGAAGAGGCTTCATGGCTGCAGACTAATGAAATGAGATGAAAGCATATCATACAAGTTAAATACCCGAACATGCAATCTAAGTAACGGAATAGCTATAGATCTTTCAGGTAGTGTTGTGCACAATGTGGCACTCTCATTTCACAAGTTCTTTGTTCATCTCTTCCACATTTTTCACCCATCAATACTGTTTATCTCTGTCCATCTAACTACAGAGAGTTTGCTTTCAACTTGACTTACTCAGCACATCAATCATCACCTCACAAATACTATAATAAATCTTTCTTCTCATtcatttttcaagaatttcttTCTTATGAGCTAGCCTTTAACTTTTGTTCCTGGTAGAATCAAACCTAACTAGGTTAATAGTGCATTATCTATCTTAGAAGTGTAAGATAGACCAAGAAGTCCATATTACACGAATATTACCCCAAAAGTTCAAAAGGTTGGGACATATTGGAGAAAACATGCACATGCATGCACAAAGAGTACACATAAACCAGAACCATGATGTGTCATGCCCTAAACATGAACTGAATGTCTACTTGGTAGTTGGTTGATAGCATACACAATAGATATAAAACATGACAGAAGCTAATAAATCGGGGATGTGACAATAGGTACAAGTAATGGAAACCCGCAAATGAAGTATCATAAGTAGTTCATCCATTCATGTTTTTAACTAGAGTTCCCCCaacataaaccaattctacttTGACTTTGTTGGTTTCAGcacaaaaaattttctagaaaaagTTTTCCAAGTTTTCTAGTGTTCAATTACATTTTCATCtaggaaaaaattttagaaatgtAAATCTTTTACTGATCTCCGTAAAACAACTTCTCACAAGAATCTGCTGAGGAGGTTTTCCAAGCTATTTACAATTGGCCTTGTACAACTGTCCATGCATATTCAAACTAGAAATATAGGAAGGCTGACTAGCACTTTCCAGTTTCCAAAATGTAATAAAGCCTTCAAGTCTTTCACTAAAATAACAACCAGTAACTACCTCACCTGAGGCCTCTCCTCCTCTTTGCTATTCTTACTCCCCCTCCCACAAATGCAGGCAGATCTAAATGTAATATCAAGATGGTCCTTAATTGATGTTTTAGTAATCCGGGTAAACTATAAAGGAGCCTTCactttaatctttttttttttgggcgaACTGATTGTTACCTTCAAAAAGTTTTTAATTTGGATATTATCTTGAATTTAAATGTAAAAGATGGTGCCATGGTTGATTGTGGTCGTGGTGGCAGTGGAGGTGAAGGGTGCTGCAATTGGGGAAGGTGGGAGGGAGGAGTGGGAGCAGGAGTATTCGGTGGGTAGTACCAATCACCTAAAATATAGGGGGAAAAccaaatattttcttttaaaaaatggCTTCAATGAAAAATATTTCCAGAAAACACTTCACATTGAACCAAACGTtgattttcctctttttttctttgtgcATTTATCTATTTGCCCCCACATcactttctttttccccttatCTATCTCTTTTCTCTGCTGCTTTCTGTTGCCAATGCTGCTTTAATTATCACCTCTCTCTTTCTTACTCACTTTCACTCACTGTATGTTGAGTGTGTGTCTCCATCCCACTACATCATTGCAATTCTAAATCTGCAACTGTCAGCATCCCACCATGTCATGCCTACATAGAGGGCAAGCCACCACACATAGCAACAGAACGAAGCTTTACCTCGTAGCACATTGACACATCAATCACAACACTATGTATCAGGAAATACAACTTGAATCTCCTATAGTCCATAGTATACCAGGCCTGGGtaagataaaaatcaattagCACTAATCTACTGTGCACCTCTGGCATCAACATCTCATATAACcccaaatttcagaaaacttAATCTTAAAAGCTACCAGGACTACTGGTAGTAGTAGAACAGTCTTAATATATCTTGGCAAACCAACAATTCCAGAAAGAATGAAGTTTCGGCATTAGTTCATTCTTCATTTAGTAGACTTGAGATAGATCTTTCCCTAGCTCAAAACCTACAAAACCAAGAACGGCCACTAACAAGTCACAACACGTCCATACATCCACTAACACAACTTTATGAATCTGAAAAATTCAACTTGCACCTACTTAGGTCCATACAGCATTGAGCCTGGGTAAAGATTAAGGATGATTGGTACCTTCTATCATGCATTTTTTGCATAACCATCTTACATAGCcccaaatttcagaaaactcAGGCTCAAAGGCAACCAGGACCACAAGTAGAACAAGTCTTTTTATGGGTTGGAaacttaacaaaaaaaaaaaaaagaaacagcgGAGCTCAGCATTGAGGTCTTTCTCCATCTAGATTATTTAACATAAAGCATTCACAAGCTGGATCACTGCAAAAATTTTGGTAGACCATGTCTAGAAGCCCAGCACATTACAGTAGTTCTCTGTAATGCAATTGACCCTCTTAACCTGCTTGTACGCGTCTTTTCCCTTCAAAATCATTGCAAAGTGGTTAAGCAGAATGAAGGAGCAGAACGATGCATTACTGactgttcttcatttttcaagaCTAAGAGTAAGGCTTCACGTGCAGCTAATGATTTAACAGCCTCCTCTACCAATGGAAGCATCAGATAAGCTCTTGATGTCCCTATCAAGTCCCAGCTCGTCCagcatttttaaaatttttacttTCACTACAAGAATCCACTTCTATCACCTTTACGCAGCCCAACAGAAAGTCATTTGGCATAAACAAAtaaactttgaaacacgagaaAAGAAGGGGGGGCTACAAGAAAGCACTTCTCTGGAGGGTGAAGGAAAAGAAGATGCCAGGTTGTATAAGGACAGTTCTACATATACAAACAACCACAAGGCATTTTGAAACGCATAGCTGAAAAGACTATTCTTCATTCACTTGTTCTTCCTTGTCCTTTTTCTTAGTCAGTGTTTCCATTCTACCTTTTCTAtcaacaaataaaagaaattgtGGGTTAATCTATCTTGCACTATGGTGTTTGGTTATGGTGAAAACATAAGAACTCTATGACCATTAAACGCTACCATTTGCTGTTGGTTCAAGAGTTAATGAATGAGTTAGATTCAGCAATGCAGTTGAGGAAAACCTTTGATAGTATCCTTCATTAAAGGAAAATTTACTTTGGCTCCAATGGATAAGGAGTCCCCAATAAGTCCAGTCAGTTTTTCATTAGCCAATGAAAGGTCACAATGGATAGCAATTGTCTCCAAAGTGTGAAATTCCACACGTCAAATGCTGTGCCTTATTTTTTGAGGAGATTACAAAGGGCTCGTCTTTACAATTTGCAGAAGATTAAAAAATATCATATAAATGAAGGTATCCCATCAAAGGTAAGCATCCTCGTTTTAGGAGTGAATCATTATAAGGAGAAACATACCATCAGAATAGGATATATGAGTGCTTCTACTACGCAAAACTCTGGTTGACAGATAAACACAAAAGAGGAAGGACAACTCAGGACCAACCAACTTAATTTTCACTTTAAAAAGTGAAGGCATTTCAATTTGAATTTACAGAAGAAGAGCAACAAATTGATCATCAGTCAAGACAAAGagcacccccccccccccccccccccaaaaaaaaaaaaaaaggaggggaAGAAAAACTAGCTTAAGAGAACTAAATGGCATGCCcaacaagaaaaaaaacaaccaattactCAGATCACAGCTACTGACTAACTGTAGAAGGTACAAAACAAGGTATTAAGCTTATCTTTGAAAGAAACTATAAAAAATGCAACGAGTTTGAAACTCAATGAAGCTAAAATAAGCGATCAGCAGCTGATGAAGGATGAGAAAATAGAAGAACACGTTCTATTGCACATAATTCTCCAATTACTAcatagtgtaaaaaaaaaaaaacctacaaTAGATCTTAGCCAATAGAAAACTCACCGTATCATTGTCAGCTTGCCCATTCTGCCCCTTGCTTGCTGTGAGAGCTGCAGCATACTCTTCAGCCTACTAGAGCAAAGAGTCACAAAAGAGAGAACATATATTACTAATTGGTGATACATTAGAAGAAATATATCTACCAACCTTACGAGCTTGAGCAATCATGATCTGTTCAGCATTTTCTCTCTGATATTGAGCAATCTTTGCTTCAATAGCAGGAACATCTATTCCTTCAATTAAATTAACTACTGCAAGATAGAAGAGAAAAATCTTGACTACAATAGACAACAGGTTCAACTAAGaaatagaaataaaagaaaaaaaactcctTTTGTGCTTGATAGGCCACTTGAATTTAACTTACACATATCCTCCACTTCTTCTAAATAATCATTATACTCCCTGAAAGAAGGAAAATCTTCTTCTCTTTTGTTAAATCTGAGATGTTATAAGACAAAAAATCTAATCAATAAGGGATAAAAAtgataattaaaacaagtaacCAACAAAGCAACATCAAACTGAAAGGAATGAAAATCCATAATAATAACGCTCAGTTATTCGAGATCAAAATCTCCATTCTATAGTATTATTAACATCCATTTACttacttctctctctctctctctaaactAGGCCGTAATGCCAATTGTTCTTTAGATACACAAACAGAAAggaataaaatatattttggataCACAAAAAAGTAGGAATGTACATCACTTGAAAAGCTTGTGCCTCAAAATTGAAATCTCAACCAAATATAGCGAAGAAAAAAGAGCCCCTCTTCCTCTACCCGTAAAACTGCTTAACATAAAGCTAACATTTTCTCACAATTCTAATGATTTTTCCCTTCAATTCAAGTCTGCTTAACCAAAGAAAAACCAAAAAGTTACTacaaagaggggaaaaaaatcgaaaaagaaaaacaacactCCAAGAAGGGCAGGTCATTCCAATTAACTTCACTAAAACATCAAAAGTTTCTTGCTTTTGTAGAAACTTTAACAAAGTGAAAACTGAATAATTTGAATCAATTTGCAAGATGCCAATGCAAATTCTTTATCTACTTATTATTCAATAGTCACCAttaattcaaaatctttctgCAAAAACTCATTTAAAGTATTATAACAAAAGACACAAGAAACAATTAGACTAACAAtttaagtaaataaaataataacataaGATCAACAAATTGAACTGAAGAAAAGAACCCAATTAACATTCTTAGGAAGAGATGATAACTCGAACATAATTACATAgaagaataaataaatagacAGAAGACGGGGTTTTAAAGCGTACATTCCGGCAATACGTCTTCTGATAGCCATCTCCTTAGCAAAGGGATTGGTTCCCGAAGCCACCACCATTATTAATTCACTACTAGTCTCTTTTCTTCACTCCTTTTTGGGGGgattttctttatctttcttcCTGGGTTCAAGATGGAAATTTTACTGGAGTGTACATGATGATTGAAGGGGTTACTAGGCGGCACAAAGCGGTCGCGGAGGGGTATCGGAGTTGCTGCTAGGCTTATGATTGTGGTGGCTATTTGAGGACGAAGGATTGGAATTCTTTCCAGGTTGAGGAATAGGGATCGAGTAAGGATTTGTGGACTGAGCAGTCTGTTGGGGGAATGAAGTGCAACCTAAAGGTGGATGAAGGTTCTACAGGTTCATAAGAAGAAGGTGGCGTTTGGTTCAAATTCTGGAATCGGAATCGAATTAAGGATCATAGACTCAATATGAATATTGATATTGGTCATGGAATGCTGTGTTGTTTAGTTTGGAAGTCTGATGCGTTTTATTCCATTAAAGACTTATGCTGCATTTCACAGaattgaaatctgaaaattAAAGTCTCAAATTTAAAATCAGAATTCgttaaattataaatttatcaaTAAAACTGTTAAAGGGGTCGGATCAACTTGACCTCGGTCCACTCGACCCACTTGACTCGAGAAAAATCTAATGAACTTAACTTTTCAttaaactgggttgagttggaGACTAAATATTAGGTCTGAATTAAATCTGAGTCAAGATTGGGCCTTATTAAGCTCAAACATGATATAAGTTTGGTCCTTTAAGTTGCATCTATGTATATTATTGTATATAATATATTcatattttgatatatatatatataatactaaTACTAATACTAATACTTATGAGTTATGTGccaaaatattaatatatataagaaatattatatatataaact
It contains:
- the LOC113749515 gene encoding CDK-activating kinase assembly factor MAT1; the encoded protein is MVVASGTNPFAKEMAIRRRIAGIFNKREEDFPSFREYNDYLEEVEDMLVNLIEGIDVPAIEAKIAQYQRENAEQIMIAQARKAEEYAAALTASKGQNGQADNDTLMSQSSQAGTSTGAQGQYAPAIAGGTIPQPRPTGMAPQPVPLGSGPDIFMHDEDEEKIKLRGEKAARAGGWSLDLSKKRALEEAFGSIWI